From Brochothrix thermosphacta DSM 20171 = FSL F6-1036, a single genomic window includes:
- the recX gene encoding recombination regulator RecX, which yields MKKITKIEVQKKNEQRFNIYIDEAFACGVDIAVLTEFGLAKGMEVTDELLEQLTDHETHRKAINRALVYLGARVRSEKEVIEDLQKKEYEEDAIDAAMLYLRENKFVDDNAFAKMFCRTMVNTTLKGPQTIKRELRQKGIGENDTEEALEYFTDELQDEHLYKVLTKAARTQHNVSQVKLKQKLQTAVMTKGYFNNKDIMDAVLQEFVSDEEEEDALKLQYEKFERKFSKYKGYERKSKIVKGLMQKGFRYEDIQNFLAAQEEY from the coding sequence TTGAAAAAAATTACAAAAATAGAAGTTCAAAAAAAGAACGAGCAACGTTTTAATATATATATAGATGAAGCATTTGCCTGTGGGGTTGATATTGCTGTCTTAACAGAGTTTGGTTTAGCAAAAGGGATGGAAGTGACCGATGAATTATTAGAGCAGCTGACGGATCATGAAACCCATCGAAAAGCAATTAACCGCGCGTTGGTTTATTTAGGGGCACGTGTACGATCAGAAAAAGAAGTTATTGAAGATTTGCAAAAAAAGGAATATGAAGAAGATGCCATTGATGCAGCAATGTTGTATCTAAGAGAGAATAAATTTGTTGATGATAATGCCTTTGCAAAAATGTTTTGTCGTACGATGGTTAATACAACCCTCAAGGGACCACAAACAATTAAACGTGAGTTACGTCAAAAAGGTATTGGGGAGAACGATACAGAAGAAGCATTGGAGTACTTTACGGATGAATTACAGGATGAACATCTATACAAGGTGTTAACTAAAGCCGCACGAACGCAGCATAATGTCTCTCAGGTTAAGTTGAAACAAAAATTACAAACAGCTGTTATGACAAAAGGTTACTTTAATAACAAAGATATTATGGACGCTGTGTTGCAAGAGTTTGTATCTGACGAAGAAGAAGAAGATGCGCTTAAATTACAGTATGAAAAGTTCGAAAGAAAGTTCAGTAAGTACAAAGGTTATGAACGAAAGAGTAAAATTGTTAAAGGTTTGATGCAAAAAGGTTTCCGTTATGAGGATATCCAAAACTTTTTAGCAGCGCAAGAAGAATATTGA
- a CDS encoding metal-dependent hydrolase, with translation MDSATHLAMGVAIGGLATVDPTFQSADVSMIGLMGAMIISQQAPDIDTVLKLKGNGIYIRNHRGITHSLPFLFIWPALITIVFGYLFNLNMTHLFLWSFFAVFLHVFVDIFNSYGTQALRPITKTWIGLGFINTFDWFIFGTHVIAIALWLIYKQPLLIFDTLYLILAVYYIIRYLIQRSVKRSVTRLLDDEVEQIIIASTSRFFQWRVAVTTKNKYYVARAYRTQVMFLESFDRIPLPKEDPIILNALKDENVKSFLSFSKVYRWHLERLPDNGFLVVFTDLRYRSNGHYPFVAVVKLDSTLKIHSSYTGWIFTEGKLQKKLFLDEQYL, from the coding sequence TTGGACTCAGCAACACATTTAGCTATGGGCGTTGCGATTGGTGGACTAGCGACAGTTGACCCCACTTTCCAATCAGCTGATGTAAGTATGATTGGATTAATGGGCGCCATGATAATATCGCAACAAGCACCTGATATTGATACTGTCTTAAAATTAAAAGGCAATGGTATCTACATTCGAAATCACCGTGGGATTACCCATTCTTTACCTTTTCTGTTTATATGGCCTGCGCTCATTACGATTGTTTTTGGTTATTTATTTAACCTAAACATGACTCATCTCTTTTTATGGAGCTTTTTTGCAGTGTTTTTGCATGTTTTTGTAGATATTTTCAATTCATATGGTACACAAGCATTAAGACCCATCACAAAAACTTGGATTGGGCTTGGTTTTATCAATACGTTTGATTGGTTCATTTTTGGAACACATGTCATCGCTATTGCTCTATGGTTAATATACAAACAACCTTTACTAATTTTCGATACTCTTTACTTGATTCTTGCCGTCTATTATATTATTCGTTATTTAATCCAGCGAAGTGTCAAGCGTTCTGTTACTCGCCTTCTAGACGACGAGGTTGAACAAATCATCATCGCTTCAACTTCACGTTTCTTTCAGTGGCGTGTCGCTGTTACAACTAAAAATAAATATTATGTCGCTCGTGCCTATCGCACGCAAGTAATGTTTTTAGAAAGTTTTGATCGTATCCCCTTACCTAAAGAAGATCCAATCATACTTAACGCTCTTAAAGATGAAAACGTTAAATCGTTCCTGTCTTTTTCAAAAGTTTACCGTTGGCATCTCGAACGTTTGCCAGATAATGGCTTTTTGGTTGTTTTTACAGACCTTCGTTATCGCAGCAATGGCCATTATCCATTTGTAGCTGTTGTTAAACTCGATAGCACCTTGAAAATTCACTCTTCTTATACTGGTTGGATTTTCACTGAAGGAAAATTACAGAAAAAACTTTTCTTGGATGAACAATACTTATAG
- the mutY gene encoding A/G-specific adenine glycosylase, giving the protein MAKWSEIEKEQFSEVLVEWYEREKRELPWRENTEAYRVWVSEIMLQQTQVDTVIPYFERFMSLFPTMKDFAYAPEEQILKAWEGLGYYSRVRNLQTAIREVTEAYDGVVPQSKEAILSLKGVGPYTAGAILSIAYNQPEAAVDGNVYRVYSRLMRIDDDISKAKTRKVFEQAVNQTISQDKPGAFNQALMDLGATICTPKNPKCDMCPVQKYCRAYAENDIEKYPFKSKKLKTKQKYLVTAIIQSNDGRFLVQQRPSEGLLANLWMFPSIEEEKPVEDLVESYQAGVSMPLYLNNQSLGKVKHVFSHLKWDVEIITGVMDEADLIEGYRLVTLEEMKVLPFPVPYQKVWQLYLKTRSEL; this is encoded by the coding sequence ATGGCAAAATGGAGTGAAATAGAAAAAGAGCAGTTTTCAGAAGTACTTGTCGAGTGGTATGAACGTGAAAAAAGAGAGTTACCCTGGCGTGAAAATACTGAAGCGTATAGGGTTTGGGTATCTGAGATTATGTTACAGCAAACACAAGTGGATACAGTGATTCCTTATTTCGAACGTTTCATGTCATTATTTCCAACAATGAAAGACTTTGCTTATGCACCAGAAGAACAAATTTTAAAAGCTTGGGAAGGTTTAGGATACTATTCCCGCGTTCGGAATTTGCAAACGGCAATACGCGAAGTAACAGAAGCTTATGATGGGGTAGTTCCTCAATCTAAAGAGGCTATTTTATCTTTGAAAGGTGTCGGTCCATATACTGCTGGCGCAATATTAAGCATTGCCTACAATCAACCTGAAGCTGCAGTTGACGGCAACGTTTACCGTGTTTATTCACGATTAATGCGCATTGATGATGATATATCTAAGGCAAAGACACGTAAAGTGTTCGAGCAAGCAGTCAATCAAACGATTTCTCAGGATAAACCAGGTGCATTTAATCAGGCATTAATGGATTTGGGTGCTACGATATGTACGCCAAAGAACCCTAAGTGTGATATGTGTCCAGTGCAAAAATACTGTCGTGCCTATGCTGAAAACGATATTGAAAAGTATCCGTTCAAATCTAAAAAGTTAAAAACGAAACAAAAATATTTAGTTACAGCAATTATCCAAAGTAATGATGGGCGTTTTTTAGTACAGCAACGCCCCTCTGAGGGACTATTGGCTAATTTATGGATGTTCCCTTCTATAGAAGAAGAAAAACCAGTTGAAGATTTGGTTGAAAGTTATCAGGCGGGTGTATCGATGCCTCTATATCTAAACAATCAATCCTTAGGTAAAGTGAAACATGTTTTTTCACATTTGAAATGGGATGTAGAAATAATCACAGGAGTAATGGATGAAGCAGATTTAATAGAGGGTTATCGTTTAGTTACGTTAGAAGAGATGAAAGTATTACCGTTTCCAGTACCCTATCAAAAAGTTTGGCAATTATACTTAAAAACAAGGAGTGAGTTATAG
- the fabL gene encoding enoyl-[acyl-carrier-protein] reductase FabL, translated as MNKVALVTGSSRGIGRLIALRLAGQGYDIVVNFNRNRKKAEEVQAEIEALGQKCLIVKANVGDVEKIKEMFATVLSEFGRLDIFVNNAASGVLKPVMELTEKHWDWTMSINAKSLLFAAQEAAKMMEANETGGSIVSLSSLGSMRVLENYTTVGVSKAAVESLTRYLGVELAPKGIRVNAVSGGLVETEALDHFPNREELLEDAKKRTPMGRMVQADDLVDAVDFLVSDKAKMICGQTILIDGGRSLPVS; from the coding sequence ATGAATAAAGTAGCGCTAGTAACAGGAAGTAGTAGAGGGATAGGACGTTTGATTGCATTGAGATTAGCTGGTCAAGGTTATGATATTGTTGTTAACTTTAACCGTAATCGTAAGAAAGCAGAGGAGGTCCAAGCTGAAATAGAGGCATTAGGACAAAAGTGCTTAATCGTCAAAGCTAATGTTGGAGATGTTGAAAAAATCAAAGAAATGTTTGCGACGGTGTTATCAGAATTTGGACGTTTAGATATATTTGTTAACAACGCTGCAAGTGGTGTTTTGAAACCTGTAATGGAACTTACAGAAAAACACTGGGATTGGACAATGTCAATCAATGCCAAATCGCTTTTATTTGCAGCACAAGAAGCGGCTAAAATGATGGAAGCTAATGAAACAGGTGGATCGATTGTAAGCCTAAGTTCATTAGGATCAATGCGTGTGTTAGAAAATTACACAACTGTGGGAGTATCAAAAGCAGCAGTAGAGTCATTGACGCGTTATTTGGGAGTTGAGCTTGCGCCAAAAGGTATACGTGTTAATGCGGTTTCCGGTGGGCTTGTTGAAACGGAAGCGTTAGATCATTTTCCGAATCGTGAAGAGTTGCTAGAAGATGCTAAAAAACGCACTCCAATGGGTCGTATGGTACAAGCGGATGATTTAGTTGATGCCGTTGATTTTCTTGTGTCGGATAAAGCGAAGATGATTTGTGGACAAACTATTCTTATTGATGGTGGACGATCGTTGCCAGTTTCATAA
- a CDS encoding nucleoside tri-diphosphate phosphatase codes for MCLPNEGDVIKIQSYKHDGKLHRTWKKTTVLKATDQLLIGGNDRTLVIESDGRKWVTREPAISYFHKEHWFNVISMIRADGVHHYCNIGSPYLIDNEALKYIDYDLDIKVFPNGSFHLLDEDEYEARKRSMHYPAEIDLILKQQLGILTEWVLDKKGPFSDDYIDFWYYNKYRSIHPNNDVEKDAKH; via the coding sequence ATGTGTCTTCCAAATGAAGGGGACGTCATTAAGATTCAAAGTTATAAACACGACGGTAAGCTCCATCGTACCTGGAAAAAAACGACTGTTTTAAAGGCGACTGATCAATTACTAATAGGCGGAAATGATAGAACGCTTGTTATAGAGTCTGACGGCAGAAAGTGGGTAACGAGAGAACCGGCGATTTCTTATTTCCATAAAGAACACTGGTTTAATGTTATCTCAATGATTCGGGCGGATGGTGTTCATCATTATTGCAATATTGGTTCTCCTTATCTCATTGATAATGAAGCGCTGAAGTATATCGATTATGATCTTGATATTAAAGTGTTCCCAAATGGGAGTTTTCATTTATTAGATGAAGATGAATACGAGGCCCGTAAACGTTCGATGCACTATCCTGCTGAAATTGATCTTATCCTGAAACAACAGCTTGGAATTCTGACAGAATGGGTACTCGATAAAAAAGGTCCTTTTTCAGATGACTACATCGATTTTTGGTACTATAATAAATACCGTTCGATTCATCCAAACAATGACGTAGAAAAAGATGCCAAACACTAA
- the perR gene encoding peroxide-responsive transcriptional repressor PerR: MEHTHVHNDNHLDSAIDILKHAGVRITPQRRAVLEFIINSHSHPTADEIYKALGRDFPNMSVATVYNNLHVFKDANIVKELSYGDSSSRFDFTTHDHYHAICNKCGKIVDFSYPGLEEVESLASHVTGFEIASHRLEVYGICEECKKKG, from the coding sequence ATGGAGCATACTCATGTTCATAACGATAATCATCTAGACAGTGCAATCGATATTTTAAAACATGCAGGTGTACGTATAACGCCCCAACGTCGAGCGGTGCTTGAATTTATAATCAACTCACACTCGCATCCTACTGCAGATGAAATATATAAAGCTTTAGGGCGAGATTTCCCAAATATGAGTGTAGCAACTGTCTATAATAATTTGCATGTTTTTAAAGATGCAAATATTGTGAAAGAATTATCATACGGAGATTCATCAAGCCGTTTTGATTTTACAACGCACGATCATTATCATGCAATTTGTAATAAGTGTGGTAAGATTGTTGATTTTTCATATCCTGGGTTAGAAGAAGTTGAAAGTTTAGCGTCACATGTGACAGGTTTTGAAATAGCGAGCCATCGTCTGGAAGTTTATGGTATTTGCGAAGAGTGTAAGAAAAAAGGTTAA
- a CDS encoding 1,4-dihydroxy-2-naphthoate polyprenyltransferase: MKQGQSSKLARITQNKWWKLLRPHTLASSYVPVFVGSAAALHYSTFKVLPFLAMLFAAFLIQTGTNLFNEYYDYKRGHDDENKVGHGGAITKEKMSASLIRNLAILSFLIALLLGVYLCITVSWYLAAIGVISMIVGFLYTGGPLPIAHTPFGELIAGFFMGGIITYLSFFIQTGYLNKTIIFLSFPLIVMIGNMLLANSLRDIEEDTRNGRLTLAILLGRRWATVFYAAMWLFAFGWTWSLVFTMNLTPFLFITLIAVPPALMSIYIFWKQNEVMKMIPGMATCSKAIKYYGLLTALALIIGLAF, translated from the coding sequence TTGAAACAAGGTCAGAGTTCTAAACTGGCTCGCATCACACAAAATAAATGGTGGAAATTATTACGTCCACATACGTTGGCTTCCAGCTATGTTCCTGTATTTGTTGGTTCTGCAGCAGCATTGCACTATTCAACCTTTAAGGTCTTACCATTTTTAGCAATGTTATTTGCAGCCTTTTTAATTCAAACAGGAACTAATCTATTTAATGAGTACTACGATTATAAACGTGGTCATGACGATGAAAATAAAGTAGGTCATGGTGGTGCTATCACAAAAGAGAAGATGTCTGCTAGCTTGATTCGCAATTTAGCCATTTTAAGCTTCCTAATCGCCCTTCTTCTAGGCGTCTATCTTTGTATCACTGTGAGTTGGTATCTCGCTGCTATCGGAGTAATTTCAATGATTGTCGGCTTTTTATATACCGGTGGTCCACTCCCAATTGCACATACACCCTTTGGTGAATTGATCGCTGGATTTTTCATGGGTGGTATTATTACTTACCTCAGCTTTTTTATTCAGACAGGCTACTTGAATAAAACAATTATTTTCCTTTCATTCCCGTTAATCGTTATGATTGGTAACATGTTGTTAGCAAACAGCTTACGTGATATTGAAGAAGATACTCGCAACGGACGACTCACTTTAGCAATCTTACTGGGTAGACGTTGGGCAACGGTATTTTATGCAGCTATGTGGTTATTCGCATTTGGATGGACTTGGTCATTAGTATTTACAATGAACCTTACACCATTCCTCTTTATTACACTTATTGCTGTACCACCAGCACTCATGTCTATCTATATCTTTTGGAAACAAAATGAAGTCATGAAGATGATTCCTGGAATGGCTACATGTTCTAAGGCAATCAAATATTACGGATTACTGACAGCACTCGCTTTAATCATTGGCTTAGCTTTTTAA
- a CDS encoding isochorismate synthase — protein MKLANKVTESIKQAVEQARKTENAVLLSIITPIEEINFPKVLINLPQTEDAFYWQTPDDSLEFTGIKTAAVFNEKMMSATGVQQEWSQLLKDAVISDQDKANSGLPLLFGGFSFDDKAETTGTIWSVFGKQMFLLPELMFMRKEKLNTLTINCIVQADDTFMSIEKKLNNSYAQARTLNITSEKERTPLIIKKIEDLITPTDWDKMLNKGIEHIEAGVFTKVVLARQKEIVFNRSLHIGELMAALLLQQPNCYRYLLRYQGTSFLGASPERLLYKEGQSIYSAGVAGSIAAGKTEEQRQMYADELLADPKNLHEHEIVVSMITNKLAGLCHDLNYSSQPQILSNRDIQHLYTPIKAELNSGMSFLTLVKQMHPTPALGGFPSKKTVEWIAKEEPLIRGFFGAPIGWYDSNENGEFAVGIRSLAAQEKTARLFAGCGIVADSVPENEWHETAMKFQPMLRLLGGTDNDTASN, from the coding sequence ATGAAACTAGCAAATAAAGTGACAGAGTCTATTAAACAGGCAGTTGAACAAGCAAGAAAGACTGAAAATGCAGTGTTATTGAGCATCATTACTCCGATAGAAGAAATTAATTTTCCAAAGGTGTTAATTAATTTACCTCAAACAGAGGATGCTTTTTATTGGCAAACACCCGATGATTCATTAGAATTTACAGGGATAAAGACAGCGGCAGTGTTTAATGAAAAAATGATGAGTGCAACAGGGGTACAACAAGAGTGGTCGCAGCTTCTAAAAGATGCAGTAATAAGCGATCAAGATAAGGCAAATAGTGGTTTGCCATTACTTTTTGGTGGTTTTAGTTTTGATGATAAAGCAGAAACAACTGGAACAATTTGGAGTGTTTTTGGAAAACAGATGTTTTTGTTACCTGAGTTAATGTTTATGCGCAAAGAGAAGCTAAATACGTTGACAATTAATTGCATTGTTCAAGCGGATGATACTTTTATGAGTATTGAAAAAAAACTGAATAACAGTTATGCGCAAGCAAGGACTTTAAATATAACGTCAGAAAAAGAAAGAACACCTTTAATAATTAAGAAGATTGAAGATTTGATTACGCCCACTGATTGGGATAAGATGTTAAATAAGGGCATTGAACATATTGAGGCAGGTGTATTTACGAAAGTCGTCCTTGCACGCCAAAAAGAAATTGTGTTTAATCGTTCATTACACATTGGTGAATTAATGGCAGCCTTACTTTTACAACAACCGAATTGTTACCGTTATTTGTTGCGTTATCAAGGCACTAGCTTTTTAGGTGCATCACCTGAGCGTTTATTATATAAAGAAGGGCAATCAATCTATTCAGCAGGTGTCGCAGGGTCAATTGCAGCAGGAAAAACAGAAGAACAGCGACAAATGTACGCCGATGAATTATTGGCAGATCCTAAAAATCTACATGAGCATGAAATTGTTGTGAGCATGATTACTAATAAATTAGCAGGTCTTTGTCATGATTTAAACTACTCATCACAGCCTCAAATTTTAAGCAATCGTGATATTCAACATCTATATACACCCATTAAGGCCGAATTAAATAGTGGAATGTCTTTTTTAACATTGGTGAAACAAATGCATCCAACCCCAGCTTTAGGTGGTTTTCCATCTAAGAAAACAGTGGAATGGATTGCAAAAGAAGAACCGCTTATCCGAGGCTTTTTTGGTGCACCAATCGGTTGGTATGATAGTAATGAAAACGGCGAATTCGCAGTAGGTATTCGCTCATTAGCTGCACAAGAAAAAACAGCTCGCTTATTTGCGGGTTGTGGGATTGTTGCGGATTCTGTTCCTGAAAATGAATGGCATGAAACAGCAATGAAATTTCAACCAATGTTAAGATTATTAGGAGGGACAGACAATGACACAGCATCAAATTGA
- the menD gene encoding 2-succinyl-5-enolpyruvyl-6-hydroxy-3-cyclohexene-1-carboxylic-acid synthase, translating to MTQHQIEMTRYLSSFIEELVQAGVKDAVISPGSRSTPLAMLMAEHPTLKIYVDIDERSAGFFALGLAKASHRPVVLLCTSGTAAANYMPAVVEANLSQIPLVVLTSDRPHELRGVGAPQTIDQIHLYGHHVKDFVDMALPEDRPEMLQYAKWHGARAVDLALKAPSGPVHLNFPLRQPLMPILDPSPFSGEEKRHHVHIYLTKETVEKDLLNQIIAVCHGKKGLIVIGDLDKAEGFAEKLVELSLQLGFPVLADPLSQIRSFGKNDIKVIDQYDSFLRIDRVKQAMKADVVIRFGAMPVSKFLSQYLDTLDDARHFVVDPGSSWRDPIKAVTDMIHCEEHVFVEELLTTVDYTQRNTEWYDQWQRLNTLSKATVNKYLQTIEGLDEGKVISELQQHLPNNATLYIGNSMPIRDIDTFFQQTERHIKLYANRGANGIDGNVSTALGMSVVKQPMYALIGDVTFFHDMNGLLMSRTNQLNMTLIVINNNGGGIFSFLPQADSPRHYEQLFGTPTDISIEKATSLYDGNYYGISDWEEFQDALDQSAHDKGLNIIEIKTNRYENVVTHRSVWDNIQEVIGYESL from the coding sequence ATGACACAGCATCAAATTGAAATGACGCGTTATCTTTCGTCTTTTATTGAAGAGCTTGTACAAGCAGGAGTCAAGGATGCAGTGATCAGTCCAGGTTCACGTTCAACGCCGTTAGCAATGCTAATGGCAGAACATCCGACTTTAAAAATATATGTGGATATTGATGAACGTTCAGCAGGTTTTTTCGCATTGGGATTGGCTAAAGCGTCACACCGTCCCGTTGTATTGCTTTGCACATCAGGCACAGCAGCAGCTAACTATATGCCAGCAGTAGTAGAAGCTAACCTCTCTCAAATTCCATTGGTTGTATTAACATCAGATCGCCCACACGAATTGCGCGGTGTAGGTGCACCACAAACAATTGATCAAATTCATTTGTATGGTCATCATGTGAAAGATTTTGTTGATATGGCTTTACCAGAAGATCGTCCAGAAATGTTACAATATGCCAAATGGCATGGAGCACGTGCTGTAGATTTGGCTTTAAAGGCGCCTAGTGGGCCAGTTCACCTTAATTTCCCACTAAGACAACCATTGATGCCTATATTAGACCCCTCGCCTTTTAGTGGCGAAGAAAAGCGTCATCATGTACATATCTATTTGACAAAAGAAACAGTTGAAAAAGATCTTTTAAACCAAATTATCGCAGTTTGTCATGGGAAAAAAGGTTTGATTGTCATTGGTGATCTTGATAAAGCTGAAGGTTTTGCAGAAAAATTGGTTGAGCTATCCTTGCAACTAGGTTTCCCCGTTTTAGCAGATCCGTTATCGCAAATTCGTTCTTTTGGTAAAAATGATATTAAAGTAATTGATCAATACGATAGTTTCTTACGTATCGATAGAGTAAAACAAGCGATGAAAGCAGATGTGGTTATCCGTTTTGGAGCAATGCCGGTTTCAAAATTCCTTAGTCAATATCTTGATACCTTAGACGATGCCCGTCATTTTGTAGTTGACCCAGGCTCTAGTTGGCGCGATCCAATTAAAGCAGTGACAGATATGATTCATTGTGAAGAACACGTTTTTGTAGAAGAATTGTTAACGACAGTTGATTATACACAACGCAATACGGAATGGTATGATCAATGGCAACGATTAAATACTTTAAGTAAAGCTACTGTTAATAAGTATTTACAAACAATTGAAGGTTTGGATGAAGGGAAAGTTATTAGTGAATTACAGCAACATCTTCCGAACAATGCGACTTTATATATCGGAAATAGTATGCCAATTCGTGATATTGATACGTTCTTCCAACAAACAGAACGTCACATTAAACTCTACGCCAACAGAGGCGCTAACGGTATTGATGGTAATGTGTCAACTGCGTTAGGAATGAGTGTTGTTAAGCAACCAATGTATGCCTTAATCGGCGATGTCACATTCTTTCATGATATGAATGGTTTATTGATGTCACGTACAAATCAACTTAACATGACTTTAATTGTTATTAATAATAATGGTGGAGGTATCTTTTCATTTTTACCACAAGCAGACAGTCCGCGTCATTATGAGCAGCTATTTGGAACACCAACGGACATATCTATTGAGAAAGCAACTTCATTGTATGATGGTAATTACTATGGCATATCAGATTGGGAAGAATTCCAAGACGCTTTAGACCAATCTGCACATGATAAAGGCTTAAATATTATTGAAATTAAAACAAATCGTTATGAAAATGTAGTCACTCATCGCAGTGTGTGGGATAATATACAGGAAGTGATTGGTTATGAAAGCTTATAA
- the menH gene encoding 2-succinyl-6-hydroxy-2,4-cyclohexadiene-1-carboxylate synthase produces MKAYNVKIRSRSYHLLIEGSDELPTILWLHGFTGSSQTFLKTATSIDGFRHVLLDLAGHGQTIATECNYAEQLADIIAIMTQLGSEHFNVVGYSMGGRVALGLACEYPEKVTRLVIESSSPGLATAEERAERRHSDQKLAQRLETNGLEAFIDFWEGIPLFESQRILSTTVKEHLRKQRENNTVVGLQESLYGMGTGSQPSYWDKLSDINCPVTCIVGLLDNKYVSIANAMRLNQPSFEIEGVPDAGHAVHIEKSGYFNNYLKKVFKN; encoded by the coding sequence ATGAAAGCTTATAATGTGAAGATACGTTCGCGTTCCTATCATCTGTTGATAGAAGGTTCTGATGAATTACCTACAATATTATGGTTACATGGTTTTACTGGCAGTTCACAAACCTTTTTAAAGACCGCTACTTCAATCGATGGTTTTCGCCATGTTTTACTTGATTTAGCAGGGCATGGTCAAACTATTGCCACAGAATGTAATTATGCTGAACAGTTGGCTGATATCATCGCTATAATGACTCAATTGGGTAGTGAACACTTTAATGTTGTTGGCTATTCAATGGGTGGCAGAGTGGCATTGGGATTAGCTTGTGAATACCCTGAAAAAGTGACACGACTTGTTATTGAAAGTAGTTCTCCGGGGTTGGCAACAGCAGAAGAACGGGCAGAACGCCGTCACAGTGATCAAAAACTTGCTCAACGGTTGGAAACAAATGGATTGGAAGCCTTTATTGATTTTTGGGAAGGGATTCCACTGTTTGAGTCGCAACGAATATTATCAACGACTGTAAAAGAACACCTTCGCAAACAGCGAGAAAATAATACTGTGGTTGGTTTGCAGGAATCGTTGTATGGCATGGGAACAGGTTCACAACCCAGTTACTGGGATAAACTTAGTGACATTAACTGTCCTGTTACATGCATTGTTGGTCTATTGGACAATAAATATGTCAGCATCGCAAATGCGATGAGGCTCAACCAGCCAAGCTTCGAAATCGAAGGTGTACCAGATGCAGGTCATGCGGTACATATTGAAAAAAGTGGTTATTTTAATAACTATTTAAAAAAAGTGTTTAAAAATTAG
- the menB gene encoding 1,4-dihydroxy-2-naphthoyl-CoA synthase — translation MKTYDWKQVKEYQEIKFEKTNHVAKITINRPHVRNAFTPLTVMEMIDAFTICREDADTGVIILTGEGDLAFCSGGDQKVRGNGGYVGDDNIPRLNVLDLQRLIRVMPKPVIAMVRGYSIGGGNVLQLVCDITIAADNAIFGQTGPNVGSFDAGYGSGYLARVIGHKRAKEVWFMCRQYTAAEAYDMNWVNKVVPLAQVEEETMDWAEEMLKKSPTSLRFIKAAFNADTDGLAGLQQFAGDATLLYYTTDEAKEGRDAFKEKREPNFDQFPKFP, via the coding sequence ATGAAAACATATGACTGGAAACAAGTGAAAGAATATCAAGAGATTAAATTTGAAAAAACAAACCACGTGGCAAAAATAACAATTAATCGTCCACATGTACGTAATGCATTTACACCTTTAACTGTAATGGAAATGATTGATGCATTTACAATCTGTCGTGAAGATGCAGATACAGGTGTTATTATTTTAACTGGTGAAGGCGATTTAGCATTCTGCTCAGGTGGGGATCAAAAAGTACGTGGAAACGGTGGTTATGTAGGTGATGATAACATCCCACGTTTAAACGTTTTAGATTTACAACGCCTTATCCGTGTAATGCCTAAACCTGTTATTGCAATGGTTCGTGGTTATTCTATCGGTGGTGGTAACGTTCTACAATTAGTGTGTGATATTACAATTGCAGCAGACAACGCCATCTTTGGTCAAACAGGGCCTAATGTTGGTAGCTTTGATGCTGGATATGGTTCAGGCTACTTGGCACGAGTTATAGGTCATAAACGTGCGAAAGAAGTTTGGTTCATGTGTCGTCAATATACTGCAGCAGAAGCTTATGATATGAACTGGGTAAATAAAGTGGTACCATTGGCACAAGTAGAAGAAGAAACAATGGATTGGGCAGAGGAAATGTTGAAGAAAAGCCCAACATCATTACGTTTCATCAAAGCAGCCTTTAACGCAGATACAGATGGTTTAGCTGGTTTACAACAATTTGCTGGTGATGCAACATTGTTATACTATACAACAGACGAAGCAAAAGAAGGCCGCGATGCTTTTAAAGAAAAACGTGAGCCAAACTTTGATCAATTCCCTAAATTCCCATAA